The genomic interval GCCCCGGCCCGGCCTGTAGTGCACGTGAACCATCAGATGGTTCGGCATGAGTCCTGACCAGTCACTAGCACTGGGCCGTGGCGAAGGGCAGAGGCCACTAGGAAGAGGTCAGCCTCTGCCTCAGATCACCTGGCCTGTCCCTCTTGGGAGATCTGGGGACCCTGAGGCTCAGAGCAAGCGCCACCAAGCTCCTTGGGTACGTGGATCGGGTGGGGTAGGGTCCGTGGGGGCAGCCAGCCTTGCCCCAGTCCCAGGGCTCCCATTGCCTCCAGCACAAGCACTTCACAGAGGACATCCAGACTCGGCAGTATCGGGCCGTCGAGGTGCTCATTGGCGCCGAGTATGGCCCCCCGGCGGACATCTGGAGCACGGCCTGCATGGTACGCCCGCCCAGACTGCCCTGTGCCCAGGGCCACCAGCCCACCGGCCAGCAGCCTCACCTCCTCCCCCTTCCAGGCCTTCGAGCTGGCGACTGGAGACTACCTGTTCGAGCCACATTCTGGAGAAGACTACAGTCGTGATGAGGGTAGGGGATGTGAGCCCTGAGCTCAGTCTCCCGGCCTCCTGCCCGCCCCCAACCTCCTCTTTCTGCCCACAGACCACATCGCTCACATCGTGGAGCTTCTGGGGGACATCCCCCCTGCCTTCGCCCTCTCGGGCCGCTATTCCCGGGAGTTCTTCAACCGGAGAGGTGAGGGCCTGGGCAGGCTCAGGCCAGGTAGCTGCAGGGAGGGTGGGATGGGGACCTTGGCCTCTGCAACAGCGGGAACACTGCGTCCCAGGAGCCAGGGCCTAAGCAGCAGGCAGGCGGCGGGACAGAGATGGAGCCTGACGCCCGCGGCCTGCCTGCAGGAGAGCTGCGGCACATCCACAATCTCAAGCACTGGGGCCTGTACGAGGTGCTGATGGAGAAGTATGAGTGGCCCCTGGAGCAGGCCACACAGTTCAGCGCCTTCCTGCTGCCCATGATGGAGTACATCCCCGAAAAGCGGGCCAGCGCAGCCGACTGCCTCCAGCACCCCTGGCTCAACCCCTAGGCAGCCAAGGCTCCGCCCCCAGCCCTGCAAGCCTAGAGGGAAAGCGGGACAGCTCCCGCACCCTGCTGGGCGCCAGCTCCCCTCAACAGCAGGGCAGACGGACACTGTTGCCAGGCCCGGCTCTCAGAACGTATTCTGCCTGAGACCCCTGGGAGGGCCTCGGAGGTATGCGTGTTCCTTTCTTAATAAAGTGTGGTCTGAACACCAGTGCCTGGAGTGAGGGAGGCCCACGCCAAGTCTGCGGAGAAGCTGCTTTATTCTGTGCTCTGCCTACCAGGCTGGCTGGGATGCTGGAGTGAGAAGGGGGATCTGAGGAGCAAACCGAGAAGATTACAGGGCCAGCCTAGGCCTCCACAGCCCGGCCATTGACAACACGGATGTGGCGGATGATGTCCTGGATGGCCTCAGATGTTGTGCCCTGGCCCCCAATGTCTGGAGTGTGCATCTGTAGGAGAGAGGCAGGCTCAGCACACGCCAAACCGTGTCACCCCTGCCACTGGTAGCCCAGGGATACCTGCTATCTCCTGTGCCTTATAGAGGCTGGGACTGCCAccaggagggcagtggcaccagcTAAGGACCATAGGCCCTACCAGACCTAGTACCACCCTCCCCTGAGGACTGTGGTCAGTGTGAGAGGGAGGCTGGCGGGGGCAGCAGGGCAGGGGGTAAGGGGAGCCTCACATTCTCATTGTCCATGGACGCCAGGACAGCCTTTCGGATGGAGGTGGCGTAGGAGTGCAGCCTAGAGGATGGGACAGCCAGCCTTCAGTCCCTAGGGCCCAGTGGGCTGGCCGGGGGCACCGGGGGCACCAGGAGCCACTCACTTGAGGTGGTCCAGCATCATGCAGCTGGCCAGCAGGGTGGCCGTGGGGTTGGCGATGTTCTTGTTGGCGATACTCTTGCCAGTGTTCCTCGTAGCCTGGAAGAGGCAGGATGGAGAGTGGGTGCAGGGTGCAAGGATGTGGGGTGGTGACCACTCCTGTGGCTACTCCACAGGGACAAAAGCCCATTAGTGGGtaccaggggctggggtgggtgtGAGGGCAGACAGCTCATGTGGGGTGGTGAAAATGCTCTGGGATGACAGGGTGGTAATGCTGAATCATGCACTTTGCAAGGACCACCCGGGTGGGGCGAGAGTGCGCCTCCGTGTGTCTGCGGACAGGAGAACGGCGCCACTGCCGGCACTCACCGTTTCGAACACCGCGTACACATGGCCATAGTTGGCCCCAGCCACAAGGCCTGGGCCTCCGACCAGTCCCGCGCAGACGTTGTTGACAATGTTGCCATAGAGATTGGGCATCACCATGACATCAAACTGCTGGGGCCGGGACACCAGCTGCGGGTCAAGGAGGGGGCTGGCTGAGGGGCAGATTTGGGAGCACGGGTGCAAGAAGCCCAGGGCACCCAAGGCAGGGGGATGGCACTGGGCAGGCTAGTACCTGCATGGTGGTGTTGTCCACAATCATGTTCTCGAAGGTGATCTGGGGGTAGCCAGCTGCCACCTCCCTGCAGCACTGCAGGAAAAGCCCATCGCCCAGTTTCCTGGTGGGGGTTAGGGACAGGACACCAGTTCGGCCATCACAACAGTCAGCCGGAGGGAAGGGTGTGCAGAGGGCCCTGGAAGGCTGGGGTCTGACTTCTAACCTGTCCCTCACCAGCAAAAAGGACATAATCCCACTCCACTTCCCCTAACTGTCGGCTCTGGTGAGGCCTTGGGGACAACGGGGCATACACCTGGGGTGGCCCCTTGGTGGGTGGCTGGGCTTTAGGACCACAGATCCCTGAGAGCAGGCCCAAGCAGAACCACTGCAGAGCAGTCAGGGGACAGGGGACATACATGATGTTGGCCTTGTGCACAGCCGTCACTTTCTTCCGCCCGCTCTCCTGCGCCAACTTGAAGGCATACTCGGCAATGCGCAGGGACTTGGCCTTGGTGATGATCTTCAGGCTCTCCACCACTCCCGCCACACTCTGAGGAGAGGACGAGGAGAAGAGAACCATGTCCTCCTGGAGAGCAGCGATGGCTCCAGTAGGAAGCAGCCCTGTCTGCGTATCCCAGCTTCTCCCTCGGGGATGGCCCCTGCCCTCTGAAGGTAGGCCTGTCCCTGGTTCCTTAAGCTCTCCCCATAGTCTTGGCCTCAGTGGGGCTCGCCCCCAGCCCCCATGCACACCTCATGCTCCAGGCTGCTGTACTCGCCCTCTGTGTTCTCCCGGACGATGAGAATGTCTATGTCCTTATGCCgggtcaccacacctggcaggcTCTTACAGTGGATGACGTTGGCATAGAGGTCCAGGCTGGTGCTGGGAGGGGACAGAGAAAGAGGCTGCTAGGCCTGACAGGCGGCTGACTGGAACCAGACTCCACCGGCAGCCCCCAGCCCCGCCAAGCCGCCGGCCTGTACACCTGGGCCTCACCGAAGGATGTTGTTTCGGGATTTGTGGGATGGCGGCAGGTTATGGTTGGTTTCGATGTTGCCTACAGAACACAACACAGGTTTACTGGGAGCAAAAATACTTCATGGAACACAAGAATGCAACTTCCAGCCTAAGCCCCACGGGGCTCCATGCTCAGGGATCTCCATGAATAGCCCCTGAGCAAAGGAACGAACaagtaaacaaatgaagaaaGGTTGGCAACCAGCCAGGCAGCCATGCCGTTCCCCGCCCCGGTTCTGGAGCAGGAGAAAGTCACCACTCTTTACTACTAACAGGctggctggccaggctggagctAGCAAGGTGACCTTGGTGGTGCTACTGCCAGGCCCCGCATCAAGGCGCCACACTCAGGGGCAGGCagtggctgcctggaggaggccaCGGATTGGCCGGGCTCTGCCCCACGACCCAGGACACCTGGAGGAAGGGAAGCAGGGGCCAGTGGCATCCGTCCAGCCTCCAAGCACAAGGGTGCTCTCGAGCCAGATGAGCCCTGAAATCAGAGCCTCAGGGCCCCACCAGAGTCAGCTCCAAGGGAGGTAGAAGAAATCACGCCTAGGGCCCCATCCTGGCCCCTGGCCCTGGAGCTCACCCTTCAGGGCCACACGGTTCCGGCGGATGGCCATGATAGCATTGCGAATGTCCTCTTCATCGGCATTGGAACTCACGTGCACCTCTTCAAAGTCCACCGGTACACATGCGTGCCTGAGGCAGAGCAGGGTCAGGGAGGCCGGCCCAGGCCTTTCCcgcacctcctccaggaagcctgcccCAGCTACCTCTTCCCTGTTGCTACCTGCCCTGACCTGGCTCTGATTGAGAGAGGACTGGGCCTACCTTCACCAACTGATGGGAACACACTCAAACTCAACAATGCACACTGCGGCAGGACTGGTGCCACCTTCCCTGAGCCCAGGCCAGCCTGGCGGGATCATAGGCACTGGGACGCAAGTCCTGGGCTTACAGGCCATCCTGCCACGGCCCCACCGAGTGCTTCTGGGCACAATGCCCCCTCTCGGCATAAAGTCCTTAGGGCCCCCTGGCTGGGGACAAGGCAGGGCCCAGGCGCTCCACACCTGAAAACGGACTTCACGTGCAGCATGAGCTCCGGCCCGATGCCATCGCCTGGGATCATGGTCACCGTGTGCCGCCCGCCATACTTAGCTGATGGAGGCTGCAAGAGGCAGAGGGTGAAGGTGGGGACCCCACATGCCCCCACCCTGGCCCCCATGGACTCCAGCCAGTTCCCTTCTTCCCATGAGCACTGACCTCACAGGCCGCCCCATGGCAAGGTACCAACGTGGGGCAGCCCCATCCCAGACAGGGCTGCTCATCCGGGCTTCTGGGTCAGCAGCAGCCCACCTATGCCTGGAATTTAGTCAACCCCGAAGCATCTGAGAGCCCCCCAAACCCAACAGGTAGAGAAGAAGGATACTCACAATCGTTTGTTgctagaagaggaggaaaaagaagacacAATCAGCCAAGGTTGCAAGAGCATCTCAGGGGAAAGGACATAGGCcatacgcacacatgcacactcatggcCACACCGAGACGACACATGCGTGGGTGCGGGCAGGTACTTACTGAGGAGCTGCTCCTCGAGGGGGCCTCATAGGCGCCTAGAACCTGGTAGAGAGACCCAAATGCCAGCAGTTGGTTTGATGTCCAGCCCAGAAAGCCAAGTTGGAAGGAAAAAGGGACTGTCCCCACTGTGGCCAGCCAGGCCCCCTGTCTGTGCAGCACAGCCCACTGCCAGGGGAACAACAATCAGTTCTGAAGCCTCGGCCTCCAGGGCTGGCCCGCTGGAACACCCGGAAAGCGGAAGTTGCTCCAGCTTCCTGCTTCCTTCAGCTCTTCggtcaatttcttcttttttttttttttttttttttttttttgagatggagtcttgctctgtggcataggctggagtacaacggtgaGGTCTTggggttcaccacaacctctgcctcctgggttgaagtgattctcctgcctcagcctcccgaatagctgggattacaagcatgaaccaccacactcggttaattttgtattttagtagacacagggtttctccatgttggtcaggctggtcttgaactcctgacctcaggtgatctgcctgcctcagcctcccaaagtgctgggattacaggcatgagccatcatacccggcCGTTCTTCAATCAATTTCTTAAAACGTGCCTCTGgcctccctcctttttttgttGGTTCTGATTATTTTTTTGGCCAGTTAGTCCTGCTCAGTGATGT from Callithrix jacchus isolate 240 chromosome X, calJac240_pri, whole genome shotgun sequence carries:
- the IDH3G gene encoding isocitrate dehydrogenase [NAD] subunit gamma, mitochondrial — encoded protein: MALKVATAASGAAKAVLRPALFCRPWEVLGAYEAPSRSSSSQQTIPPSAKYGGRHTVTMIPGDGIGPELMLHVKSVFRHACVPVDFEEVHVSSNADEEDIRNAIMAIRRNRVALKGNIETNHNLPPSHKSRNNILRTSLDLYANVIHCKSLPGVVTRHKDIDILIVRENTEGEYSSLEHESVAGVVESLKIITKAKSLRIAEYAFKLAQESGRKKVTAVHKANIMKLGDGLFLQCCREVAAGYPQITFENMIVDNTTMQLVSRPQQFDVMVMPNLYGNIVNNVCAGLVGGPGLVAGANYGHVYAVFETATRNTGKSIANKNIANPTATLLASCMMLDHLKLHSYATSIRKAVLASMDNENMHTPDIGGQGTTSEAIQDIIRHIRVVNGRAVEA